One genomic region from Amycolatopsis sp. FBCC-B4732 encodes:
- a CDS encoding DUF742 domain-containing protein yields the protein MHWGSVLEEGGAGMVRPYFRTHGRTRPTRDLPVETLVSITQRGRAVVRGSTREETEICALLRTSQSVAEVAARRRIPLGVARVLLSDLADRGIVAVHTARKGTGNRPSLELMERILHGLSRI from the coding sequence GTGCACTGGGGGTCCGTGCTCGAAGAAGGCGGAGCGGGGATGGTCCGTCCGTACTTCCGCACTCATGGCCGCACCCGTCCGACCCGGGACCTGCCGGTTGAGACGCTCGTCTCGATCACGCAGCGGGGACGGGCGGTGGTGCGGGGGAGCACGCGGGAGGAGACGGAGATCTGCGCGCTGCTCCGGACTTCGCAGTCGGTCGCGGAGGTCGCCGCGCGGCGCCGGATCCCGCTGGGGGTGGCGCGGGTCCTGCTGTCGGACCTGGCGGACCGCGGGATCGTCGCCGTGCACACCGCCCGGAAGGGTACGGGGAACCGGCCGAGCCTCGAACTGATGGAACGCATCCTGCACGGGCTCAGCCGGATCTGA
- a CDS encoding alpha/beta fold hydrolase: protein MQIELTAGTVEYTDTGGPGPVVVFVHGLLMDGSLWDGPVAALPGHRCVVPALPLGAHRKPMRPGADLSLPGIARLLTEFLEGLDLREVTLVGVDTGGALVQLLMADRVARVSRVVLASCDAFDNFPPGLTGKTLFLTGKLSPGLFGVFMQQMRLRAVRRLPIAFGRLTKRGDAVAARWIRPLLGDAGIRRDTVRVLREFAAAPGILVAVAERLPAFDRPALVVWAREDRVMPPEHGERLTALLPKGKLALVDDSYTLLPLDQPAEFARLVQEFTTA, encoded by the coding sequence ATGCAGATCGAGCTGACCGCGGGGACCGTCGAGTACACCGACACGGGTGGGCCGGGCCCGGTCGTGGTGTTCGTCCACGGCCTCCTGATGGACGGCTCGCTCTGGGACGGCCCGGTCGCCGCGCTGCCCGGTCACCGGTGCGTGGTCCCGGCGTTGCCGCTGGGCGCCCACCGCAAGCCGATGCGTCCTGGCGCCGACCTGTCGCTACCCGGGATCGCCCGGCTGCTGACGGAGTTCCTCGAAGGCCTCGACCTGCGCGAGGTGACCCTGGTCGGCGTCGACACCGGCGGCGCGCTGGTGCAGCTGCTCATGGCCGACCGCGTTGCGCGCGTCAGCCGGGTGGTGCTGGCTTCGTGCGACGCGTTCGACAACTTCCCGCCCGGGCTGACCGGAAAGACGTTGTTCCTGACCGGAAAGCTGTCACCAGGGCTGTTCGGCGTGTTCATGCAGCAGATGCGGCTGCGCGCGGTGCGCCGGCTGCCGATCGCGTTCGGCCGGCTCACCAAACGCGGTGACGCCGTCGCGGCACGCTGGATCCGGCCGTTGCTCGGCGACGCCGGCATCCGCCGCGACACGGTTCGCGTCCTGCGGGAGTTCGCCGCGGCGCCGGGAATCCTGGTGGCGGTGGCCGAGCGGCTGCCTGCGTTCGACCGGCCGGCGCTGGTGGTCTGGGCCCGCGAGGACCGCGTGATGCCGCCGGAGCACGGCGAACGGCTGACCGCGTTGCTGCCCAAGGGAAAACTGGCGCTGGTCGACGACAGCTACACGTTGCTGCCACTCGACCAGCCCGCGGAGTTCGCCCGGCTGGTCCAGGAGTTCACCACCGCGTGA
- a CDS encoding TetR/AcrR family transcriptional regulator has translation MENATGYRRSAGSARGEARRRELLATITDDVAENGLVDFSLRRAARSAGTTHKVLLYHFDGVEDLLRQVVFSLRERRIGNALAAVAAEPSTLTDRVRAAWVSLRDEESELRRVLDQAMGLAMYDPGRYAALGRGASQQYLPTLLSFCPADWPEQRKHEVASMILATLRGFLVDLLTSDDGSGAEAGFEALLRAVAREEAAH, from the coding sequence ATGGAGAACGCTACTGGCTACCGGCGGTCGGCCGGCTCGGCCCGCGGCGAGGCCCGGCGCCGGGAGCTGCTGGCGACGATCACCGACGACGTCGCCGAGAACGGTCTCGTCGACTTCTCGCTGCGGCGGGCGGCACGGTCGGCCGGGACGACGCACAAAGTGCTGCTCTACCACTTCGACGGCGTCGAAGACCTGCTGCGACAGGTGGTCTTTTCGTTGCGGGAGCGGCGGATCGGCAACGCGCTGGCGGCCGTCGCGGCGGAACCCTCGACACTGACCGACCGCGTGCGTGCCGCCTGGGTGAGCCTGCGCGACGAGGAGTCGGAGCTGCGCCGGGTGCTCGACCAGGCGATGGGCCTGGCGATGTACGACCCGGGCCGGTACGCGGCGCTCGGCCGCGGAGCGTCGCAGCAGTACCTCCCGACGCTGCTTTCGTTCTGTCCGGCGGACTGGCCCGAGCAGCGCAAGCACGAAGTCGCCTCGATGATCCTCGCCACCCTGCGCGGCTTCCTCGTCGACCTGCTGACCAGCGACGACGGCTCCGGCGCCGAGGCCGGGTTCGAGGCGCTGCTGCGCGCGGTGGCCCGGGAGGAAGCCGCGCACTGA
- a CDS encoding SDR family NAD(P)-dependent oxidoreductase: MRVLVTGGNAGIGYFAAEQLASAGADVVLGSRDAAKAEAAIASIRSRVAGAVVTHVRLDLADLAQVATVDTGELDAVVCNAGVLLDHPPRRETAAGHELMFGTNHLGHFALIARLLPVLAPDARIVTTGSFAAKSAKLDFADLQSEGGYVPKRAYERSKVAQMLFAVELDRRLRATGSKRLSVIAHPGGALDSLTPSRPPVHVRTTGQWLRGLPARVLLHGKDAGARPAVRAVLGPDVAGGQLWGPRVFGLRGRPKLEERWANLTDEAAAERLWAESATLTGVDPLA; the protein is encoded by the coding sequence ATGCGGGTGCTGGTGACCGGAGGCAACGCGGGGATCGGGTATTTCGCCGCGGAGCAGCTGGCTTCGGCGGGCGCGGACGTCGTGCTCGGCAGCCGCGACGCGGCGAAGGCGGAAGCCGCGATCGCGTCGATCCGGTCGCGGGTCGCCGGGGCGGTGGTGACGCACGTCCGGCTCGACCTGGCCGACCTGGCCCAAGTCGCCACCGTCGACACCGGTGAGCTCGACGCCGTCGTCTGCAACGCCGGGGTGCTGCTCGACCACCCGCCCCGCCGCGAGACCGCGGCCGGCCACGAGCTGATGTTCGGCACCAACCACCTCGGCCACTTCGCGCTGATCGCCCGGCTGCTGCCGGTGCTGGCGCCGGACGCGCGCATCGTCACCACCGGCAGCTTCGCCGCGAAGTCCGCGAAGCTCGACTTCGCCGACCTACAGAGCGAAGGCGGCTACGTCCCGAAGCGCGCTTACGAACGCTCCAAGGTCGCCCAGATGCTCTTCGCCGTCGAACTCGACCGGCGGCTGCGGGCAACGGGCTCGAAGCGGCTGAGCGTCATCGCCCACCCCGGTGGCGCCCTGGACTCGCTGACGCCGTCGCGGCCGCCGGTGCACGTCCGCACCACCGGCCAGTGGCTGCGCGGCCTGCCGGCCCGGGTGCTGCTGCACGGCAAGGACGCCGGTGCGCGGCCCGCCGTCCGCGCGGTGCTCGGCCCCGATGTCGCCGGTGGGCAGCTGTGGGGCCCGCGGGTGTTCGGCCTCCGCGGCCGGCCGAAGCTCGAGGAGCGCTGGGCGAACCTGACCGACGAGGCAGCTGCCGAGCGGCTCTGGGCGGAAAGTGCCACGCTGACCGGAGTGGACCCGCTGGCCTGA
- a CDS encoding cytosine permease produces the protein MASTVGVDDYALTRVPDHARYSWWSVAVQRFGQVSALSQFLLGATVGFGMSFWNAVLAFTLGSVILELITILVGVIGVREGLSTSMIARWTGFGRGGSALIGLAIGISLIGWFGIQSAVSAQGLVALIGGLPEWGWALLFGLLVTAIVVRGFHSMAWTAYLTVPAFLILVGWSVISELTRHDLGTLVSSAPPGPALSLLQGTTLVAGGFIVGAVITPDMTRFNRTTADVVKQTLVGITLGEYVIGLSGVLLAHAVGSAGITTIVTSSVGWIGLLIVIAGTMKINDWNLYSSGLGVVNFIGTVSGRKAHRGLVTAVLGVAGSLLAAAGILAKFTDFLTVLGVAFPPIAGIMVAEYFVVKKWRGDLESARARGTVPEDAPAWVPATLVVWVAAALFGEFVEWGLPSINSLVVAFVLYVVAGKLGLVRGIGSSRTAEAAPAVQSA, from the coding sequence GTGGCCTCAACAGTCGGTGTCGATGACTATGCCCTCACCAGAGTGCCGGACCACGCCCGGTATTCGTGGTGGTCGGTCGCCGTCCAGCGGTTCGGCCAGGTGTCCGCCCTGTCCCAGTTCCTGCTCGGAGCCACCGTCGGCTTCGGGATGAGCTTCTGGAACGCGGTACTGGCGTTCACGCTCGGCTCGGTCATCCTGGAGCTCATCACCATCCTCGTCGGCGTCATCGGCGTCCGCGAGGGCCTCTCGACGTCCATGATCGCCCGCTGGACCGGCTTCGGCCGCGGCGGCTCGGCGCTCATCGGGCTCGCCATCGGGATCAGCCTCATCGGCTGGTTCGGTATCCAGTCGGCAGTATCCGCGCAGGGGCTCGTCGCGCTCATCGGCGGCCTGCCGGAGTGGGGCTGGGCGCTGCTCTTCGGCCTGCTCGTCACCGCGATCGTCGTGCGCGGCTTCCACTCCATGGCCTGGACGGCCTACCTCACCGTGCCGGCCTTCCTGATCCTCGTCGGGTGGTCGGTGATCTCCGAGCTGACCCGCCACGACCTCGGCACGCTCGTGTCCTCGGCCCCGCCCGGCCCGGCACTGAGCCTGTTGCAGGGCACCACGCTGGTGGCGGGCGGCTTCATCGTCGGCGCCGTGATCACCCCGGACATGACCCGCTTCAACCGCACCACCGCCGACGTCGTCAAGCAGACGCTCGTCGGCATCACCCTCGGCGAGTACGTCATCGGCCTGTCCGGCGTCCTGCTCGCGCACGCCGTCGGCAGCGCCGGCATCACCACCATCGTGACGTCGTCGGTCGGCTGGATCGGGCTGCTCATCGTCATCGCGGGCACGATGAAGATCAACGACTGGAACCTGTACTCCTCGGGGCTCGGCGTCGTGAACTTCATCGGCACGGTGTCGGGGCGCAAAGCCCACCGCGGCCTGGTGACGGCGGTGCTCGGCGTCGCGGGCAGCCTGCTCGCCGCGGCCGGGATCCTGGCGAAGTTCACCGACTTCCTCACCGTGCTGGGCGTCGCGTTCCCGCCGATCGCCGGGATCATGGTCGCCGAGTACTTCGTGGTGAAGAAGTGGCGCGGGGACCTGGAATCCGCGCGGGCGCGGGGAACCGTGCCCGAGGACGCGCCGGCGTGGGTGCCCGCCACCCTCGTCGTCTGGGTTGCCGCCGCGTTGTTCGGCGAGTTCGTCGAGTGGGGCCTGCCGAGCATCAACTCGCTCGTCGTGGCCTTCGTCCTGTACGTCGTCGCCGGGAAGCTCGGTCTGGTGCGGGGGATCGGCAGCAGCCGGACCGCCGAGGCCGCTCCCGCCGTCCAGTCTGCTTAA
- a CDS encoding hydantoinase/oxoprolinase family protein has product MRIGIDVGGTNTDAVLLDGRQVLASVKTSTTADVTSGIVAAIDGLQRQRAFDPAAVRAVMIGTTHFINALVEAHRLAPTAAVRLSLPAGASLPPMVDWPQRLVDAVSGRSYLVHGGHEFDGRHIAELDESELRKAADDMGAAGVRSVAITSVFSPVNAEFETRAAEIIGGQLPDVAISLSHEIGRIGLLERENATVINAALRELAAHIVDGLSASVTGAGITAPLYLSQNDGTLMDVDFARRYPVATFASGPTNSMRGAAILSGSDTCAVVDVGGTTSDVGVLRQGFPREATTDVSVAGIRTNFRMPDVLSIGIGGGSRVRGNVTVGPDSVGYELTSKALVFGGDTLTATDIAVAAGRAEIGDPSLVSHLDKALVRAALDRIAAEVSDVVERMRTSAEPLPVVAVGGGSVLLPDELAGCGEVHRPENYAVANAIGAAIAQIGGEVDRVYVIEPGRREAVVDEAKQEAVDRAVAAGASPASVGIVDFDEVPIPYLPGNATRIRVKAVGDLQLGA; this is encoded by the coding sequence GTGCGCATCGGCATCGACGTCGGCGGCACCAACACCGACGCTGTCCTGCTCGACGGCCGTCAGGTGCTCGCCTCGGTCAAGACCAGCACGACCGCGGACGTCACCTCGGGCATCGTCGCCGCGATCGACGGCCTGCAGCGGCAACGCGCGTTCGACCCGGCGGCGGTGCGGGCGGTGATGATCGGCACCACGCACTTCATCAACGCCCTCGTCGAGGCCCACCGGCTCGCGCCGACCGCGGCCGTGCGGCTGAGCCTGCCCGCCGGGGCGTCGCTGCCGCCGATGGTCGACTGGCCGCAGCGGCTCGTCGACGCGGTGTCGGGGCGCAGCTACCTGGTCCACGGTGGACACGAGTTCGACGGCCGCCACATCGCGGAGCTCGACGAGAGCGAACTGCGCAAGGCCGCCGACGACATGGGGGCGGCCGGGGTGCGCAGCGTCGCCATCACCTCGGTCTTCTCCCCGGTCAACGCCGAGTTCGAGACCCGCGCGGCCGAGATCATCGGCGGGCAGCTGCCGGACGTCGCGATCTCGCTGTCCCACGAGATCGGCCGGATCGGCCTGCTGGAGCGGGAAAACGCGACGGTGATCAACGCGGCGCTGCGGGAGCTGGCCGCGCACATCGTCGACGGGCTGTCCGCGTCGGTCACCGGCGCGGGCATCACCGCACCGCTGTACCTGAGCCAGAACGACGGCACGCTGATGGACGTCGACTTCGCCCGCCGCTACCCGGTGGCGACCTTCGCCTCCGGGCCGACGAACTCGATGCGCGGCGCGGCGATCCTGTCCGGTTCGGACACGTGCGCGGTGGTCGACGTCGGCGGCACGACGTCGGACGTCGGTGTGCTGCGGCAGGGATTTCCCCGTGAGGCGACCACGGACGTCAGCGTGGCCGGCATCCGCACCAACTTCCGGATGCCGGACGTGCTGTCGATCGGCATCGGCGGCGGCAGCCGGGTGCGCGGGAACGTCACCGTCGGCCCGGATTCCGTCGGCTACGAGCTGACGTCGAAGGCGCTCGTCTTCGGCGGGGACACGCTCACCGCGACCGACATCGCGGTCGCCGCCGGCCGCGCGGAGATCGGCGACCCGTCGCTGGTGTCGCATTTGGACAAGGCGCTGGTCCGGGCGGCGCTGGACCGCATCGCCGCCGAGGTGTCCGATGTGGTCGAACGGATGCGGACGTCCGCCGAGCCGTTGCCGGTCGTGGCGGTCGGCGGTGGTTCGGTGCTGCTGCCGGACGAGCTCGCCGGGTGCGGCGAAGTCCACCGGCCCGAGAACTACGCGGTGGCCAACGCGATCGGCGCGGCCATCGCGCAGATCGGCGGCGAGGTCGACCGCGTCTACGTGATCGAACCCGGCCGCCGCGAAGCGGTCGTCGACGAGGCGAAGCAGGAGGCCGTGGACCGCGCGGTCGCCGCCGGTGCGTCGCCGGCTTCGGTCGGCATCGTCGACTTCGACGAGGTGCCCATCCCGTACCTGCCCGGCAACGCCACGCGCATCCGCGTCAAGGCCGTCGGCGACCTGCAGCTGGGGGCGTGA
- a CDS encoding DUF917 domain-containing protein, with translation MREITEHDLDDIARGAAILGTGGGGDPYIGRLLALSAVREHGAVPLVPLAEVGDDAVVLPVAMMGAPTVMVEKLPSAEQVGLAARTLAGYLGKELTHIACAEAGGVNSLIPVVAAAQLGLPLVDADGMGRAFPELQMVLPTLYGIRATPMSIADEKGNRGVLDTVDNRWAERLARSATIDMGCSAMISNYAMSGGQARESLVPGTLSLCAELGALVRAARAAHEDPVARVVSRLGGRRLFSGKVVDVARRTVTGFARGEAKLSGMDDDTGAELVLRFQNEHLVAERDGVVQASVPDLICTLERESGEAVTTEGLRYGQRVTVIAAPADPRWHTPEGIALAGPRYFGYDIDPIGVAG, from the coding sequence ATGCGCGAGATCACCGAGCACGACCTCGACGACATCGCCCGCGGTGCCGCCATCCTCGGCACCGGGGGCGGTGGCGACCCGTACATCGGCAGGCTGCTGGCGCTTTCGGCGGTGCGGGAGCACGGCGCGGTGCCGCTGGTTCCGCTGGCGGAGGTGGGCGACGACGCCGTCGTGCTGCCGGTCGCGATGATGGGCGCGCCGACCGTCATGGTGGAGAAGCTGCCGTCGGCCGAGCAGGTGGGCCTGGCCGCGCGCACGCTCGCCGGCTACCTCGGCAAGGAGCTGACGCACATCGCGTGCGCCGAAGCCGGGGGCGTCAACTCGCTCATCCCGGTCGTCGCGGCCGCGCAGCTCGGCCTGCCGCTGGTCGACGCCGACGGGATGGGGCGAGCGTTCCCCGAGCTGCAGATGGTACTTCCCACACTGTATGGAATCCGGGCCACGCCGATGTCGATCGCCGACGAAAAGGGCAACCGCGGCGTATTGGATACCGTCGACAATCGCTGGGCTGAGCGGCTGGCGCGCTCGGCGACCATCGACATGGGCTGCTCGGCGATGATCAGCAACTACGCCATGTCCGGCGGCCAGGCACGGGAATCCCTGGTGCCGGGCACGCTGAGCCTGTGCGCCGAACTGGGCGCCCTGGTCCGGGCCGCACGTGCCGCGCACGAGGATCCCGTCGCCCGGGTCGTCTCCCGGCTGGGCGGACGGCGGCTGTTCAGCGGCAAGGTCGTAGACGTCGCCCGCCGGACGGTCACCGGGTTCGCCCGCGGCGAAGCGAAACTGTCCGGAATGGACGACGACACCGGCGCGGAACTGGTGCTGCGCTTCCAGAACGAGCACCTGGTGGCCGAGCGCGACGGTGTCGTCCAGGCGTCGGTGCCCGACCTGATCTGCACGCTGGAACGCGAGTCCGGCGAGGCGGTGACGACCGAAGGGCTGCGGTACGGCCAGCGCGTCACGGTGATCGCCGCGCCCGCCGACCCGCGCTGGCACACGCCGGAGGGCATCGCGCTCGCCGGCCCGCGGTACTTCGGCTACGACATCGACCCGATCGGGGTGGCCGGGTGA
- a CDS encoding DUF917 domain-containing protein codes for MSWTLTEDDLPDLARGAAVLGTGGGGDPYVGRLLVREAIREHGPITILEPSEVDDDALVIPTAQMGAPTVVHEKLPNGAEPVLALRTLEKHLGRRADATMPIECGGINSMIPLIVGARLGLPVVDADGMGRAFPELQMETFGVYGIPGSPMAIGGERGETTVIDTGADNRRMEWLARGVTIRLGGVAHIAEYAMSGADVKRTAVPRTLSLALTVGRTIREARAANEDPVDRLASALRSTPYEHLRVLFRGKVSDVERRTEAGFARGRAAAVSFDGSSKLEILFQNENLLATVDGEVRCLVPDLICVLESATAEPITTETLRYGQRVTVVGISTPPLMRTPEALDTFGPGAFGLPHDFVPVEEIG; via the coding sequence GTGAGCTGGACCCTGACCGAGGACGACCTGCCGGACCTCGCCCGCGGCGCCGCCGTGCTCGGCACCGGCGGCGGCGGCGACCCGTACGTCGGGCGGCTGCTCGTGCGCGAAGCCATCCGCGAGCACGGGCCGATCACGATCCTCGAGCCGTCCGAAGTGGACGACGACGCCCTGGTGATCCCGACCGCGCAGATGGGCGCGCCGACCGTCGTGCACGAGAAGCTGCCCAACGGCGCCGAACCCGTGCTGGCGCTGCGGACGCTGGAGAAGCACCTCGGCAGGCGCGCGGACGCGACCATGCCGATCGAGTGCGGGGGCATCAACTCGATGATCCCGCTGATCGTCGGCGCCCGGCTCGGGCTGCCGGTGGTCGACGCCGACGGCATGGGCCGGGCATTCCCGGAGCTGCAGATGGAAACGTTCGGTGTATACGGTATCCCGGGCTCGCCGATGGCGATCGGCGGCGAACGCGGCGAGACGACGGTGATCGACACAGGCGCGGACAACCGGCGGATGGAGTGGCTGGCCCGCGGGGTCACCATCCGCCTCGGCGGTGTCGCGCACATCGCCGAGTACGCGATGAGCGGCGCCGACGTCAAGCGGACCGCCGTGCCGCGAACGCTTTCGCTGGCGCTGACCGTGGGCCGGACGATCCGGGAAGCGCGGGCGGCCAACGAGGACCCCGTCGACCGGCTCGCTTCGGCGTTGCGCTCGACGCCGTACGAGCACCTGCGGGTGCTGTTCCGCGGCAAGGTGTCCGATGTGGAGCGCCGGACCGAGGCGGGCTTCGCGCGCGGGCGCGCGGCGGCGGTGTCGTTCGACGGTTCGAGCAAGCTGGAGATCCTGTTCCAGAACGAAAACCTGCTGGCCACTGTGGACGGTGAGGTGCGCTGCCTGGTGCCGGACCTGATCTGCGTGCTGGAGTCGGCGACGGCCGAGCCGATCACCACCGAAACCCTGCGCTACGGCCAGCGCGTCACCGTCGTCGGCATCTCGACCCCGCCGCTGATGCGCACGCCGGAAGCCCTGGACACCTTCGGCCCGGGCGCGTTCGGGCTGCCGCACGACTTCGTCCCCGTGGAGGAGATCGGATGA
- a CDS encoding SDR family oxidoreductase, giving the protein MSLAGKQVVIIGGGSGIGRAVARRAAASGASVHLGGRTPEKLSAAAKEFDGTWQVVDNTDQDSLAAFFGALDRVDHLFTPAASYTVGPLRELSDEDAASPFTTKFWGQYHAVKHAVPKLAPDASVVLMSGAASVRPPGAAPAYVACNAAVEGLGRGLAVELAPVRVNVVAPGTIDGDLWAGRPADVREASFDQYSRDTLLHRVGKESEVADAVLYLFGSTYTTGSTLYPDGGYALR; this is encoded by the coding sequence ATGAGCTTGGCCGGGAAGCAGGTCGTGATCATCGGTGGTGGTTCGGGCATCGGGCGGGCAGTGGCCCGGCGGGCCGCCGCTTCGGGTGCGTCGGTCCACCTCGGCGGGCGGACGCCGGAGAAGCTGTCGGCGGCGGCGAAGGAGTTCGACGGGACCTGGCAGGTCGTCGACAACACCGACCAGGACTCGCTGGCGGCGTTCTTCGGTGCCCTCGACCGCGTCGACCACCTGTTCACGCCCGCCGCGTCCTACACGGTCGGGCCGCTGCGGGAGCTGAGCGACGAGGACGCCGCCAGCCCGTTCACGACGAAGTTCTGGGGTCAGTACCACGCCGTCAAGCACGCGGTGCCGAAGCTGGCGCCGGACGCGTCGGTCGTGCTGATGTCGGGCGCGGCGAGCGTCCGGCCGCCCGGTGCCGCGCCCGCGTACGTCGCCTGCAACGCCGCCGTCGAAGGGCTCGGGCGGGGGCTGGCGGTCGAGCTGGCGCCGGTCCGGGTGAACGTCGTCGCGCCGGGCACGATCGACGGCGACCTCTGGGCCGGGCGGCCGGCGGACGTCCGGGAGGCGAGCTTCGACCAGTACTCGCGGGACACGCTGCTGCACCGCGTCGGGAAGGAGTCCGAAGTGGCCGATGCGGTGCTGTACCTGTTCGGCAGCACGTACACCACCGGGTCGACGCTGTACCCCGACGGTGGGTACGCGCTGCGCTGA
- a CDS encoding DUF917 domain-containing protein, translating to MRITAGDVAALERGVALLGSGGGGDTVTAAVLLRRLVEGGREPEVSAIGELAPDARVVPVGVVGATAAFTEKLPGGDEFAAAVAAVERWTGQRADALMSIEIGGLNGLLPLVVAQQLGLAYADADLSGRGLPRLDQFSVAATGRGIAPAALAEPGGQVVVLAAGSDAVIERGTRAFLAGSGGWAAFALAPIPAGELAECAVPGTTSGALALGRRVLAVGESPARAALETALDGSVLARGRVLEVARHVGPGQHGSPGFGRGSVTLADHRDGSLLRLEMENEYLLALRDGAPVASTPDVLSVLDHRTGVPVSCDAIRAGVEVDVVRLAAAPFWTDPRWLPVVRPRAYGIDCDPVGLP from the coding sequence ATGCGCATCACCGCCGGTGACGTGGCCGCCCTCGAGCGCGGGGTGGCCCTGCTCGGGTCCGGCGGTGGCGGGGACACCGTCACCGCCGCCGTGCTGCTGCGCCGGCTGGTCGAAGGCGGCCGCGAACCCGAGGTGTCCGCGATCGGCGAGCTGGCGCCGGACGCGCGGGTCGTGCCGGTCGGGGTCGTCGGCGCGACCGCGGCGTTCACCGAGAAGCTGCCGGGCGGCGACGAGTTCGCGGCCGCGGTGGCCGCCGTCGAACGCTGGACCGGTCAGCGCGCCGACGCGCTGATGTCCATCGAGATCGGCGGCCTCAACGGGCTGCTGCCGCTGGTCGTGGCCCAGCAGCTCGGGCTCGCCTACGCCGACGCCGACCTTTCGGGCCGAGGCCTGCCCCGGCTCGACCAGTTCTCCGTCGCGGCGACCGGCCGCGGGATCGCGCCGGCCGCGCTGGCCGAACCCGGCGGCCAGGTGGTGGTGCTGGCGGCCGGGTCCGACGCCGTCATCGAGCGGGGGACCCGCGCGTTCCTGGCCGGTTCCGGTGGCTGGGCGGCGTTCGCGCTCGCGCCGATCCCGGCCGGGGAGCTGGCGGAGTGCGCGGTGCCGGGGACGACGAGCGGTGCGCTGGCGCTCGGCCGCCGCGTGCTGGCCGTGGGGGAGAGCCCGGCGCGCGCGGCGCTCGAAACGGCGTTGGACGGCTCGGTGCTGGCCCGCGGCCGCGTCCTCGAGGTGGCGCGGCACGTCGGGCCGGGGCAGCACGGCAGCCCGGGCTTCGGCCGCGGCAGCGTCACCCTGGCCGACCACCGCGACGGCTCGTTGCTGCGGCTGGAAATGGAGAACGAATACCTGCTGGCGCTGCGCGACGGCGCTCCGGTGGCGTCGACCCCGGACGTGCTGTCGGTGCTCGACCACCGCACCGGCGTCCCGGTGTCGTGCGACGCGATCCGCGCGGGCGTGGAGGTCGACGTGGTCCGCCTGGCGGCGGCGCCGTTCTGGACCGACCCGCGCTGGCTGCCGGTGGTGCGCCCCCGCGCGTACGGCATCGACTGCGACCCGGTGGGCCTCCCGTGA